A section of the Trichomycterus rosablanca isolate fTriRos1 chromosome 6, fTriRos1.hap1, whole genome shotgun sequence genome encodes:
- the LOC134316368 gene encoding odorant receptor 131-2-like: MNASVNQYFQEIFTQNFIIVFLGLVIICINSIFVLTFFKSPIFINNPRYILYIHLVINDMIMVWITVTLFVMAYAWQNVIFSFCCPLLIIASTTQKNTPLNLAAMALERYIAICKPLHHPQICTVRRTYFLIFFIWIAGIIPPLIDLVISAILFPLFIYLQTVNACAAVKLYNTDYHYKKNMALNVIYTSFVWIVLVYTYCRVLFTAKKMSSDKVSAKKAQSTILLHGVQQLLCMLSYTTPVIDLFFARILPDQLIKISFYAYLLTNIVPRLLSPLIYGVRDQAFAKHLRKNVSCTLCVVKIESAEK; this comes from the coding sequence ATGAATGCATCAGTAAATCAATACTTTCAGGAAATCTTCACCcaaaattttattattgtttttcttggacTTGTAATCATTTGTATTAATTCAATATTTGTTTTGACGTTTTTTAAAAGTCCAATTTTCATAAACAATCCAAGGTACATTTTATACATCCACTTGGTTATTAATGACATGATTATGGTTTGGATTACAGTCACTCTCTTTGTAATGGCATATGCATggcaaaatgttattttttcattttgttgtCCATTATTAATCATAGCCTCAACTACTCAGAAGAACACTCCACTAAATTTGGCTGCTATGGCACTTGAGCGGTACATTGCCATCTGTAAACCTCTGCATCATCCTCAGATTTGTACAGTGCGCAGAacctattttcttattttttttatatggaTAGCTGGAATTATCCCTCCACTGATAGACTTGGTTATTTCTGCCATActgtttcctttatttatttatcttcaaaCTGTAAATGCCTGCGCTGCAGTAAAGTTATATAACACAGATTACCATTATAAGAAGAACATGGCGCTTAATGTCATTTACACATCTTTTGTGTGGATAGTTCTTGTCTATACCTATTGTAGGGTGCTGTTTACAGCCAAAAAGATGTCCTCTGACAAGGTTTCGGCAAAAAAAGCTCAGAGCACAATCTTGTTGCATGGGGTGCAGCAATTGCTTTGTATGCTGTCTTATACCACTCCCGTGATTGACTTATTTTTTGCTCGTATTTTGCCTGATCAACTGATAAAAATAAGCTTTTATGCTTATCTGTTAACAAACATCGTACCACGGCTGCTCAGCCCACTCATTTATGGTGTGCGAGATCAGGCTTTTGCCAAACACTTGCGCAAAAATGTATCATGCACACTATGTGTTGTAAAAATTGAATCAGCTGAAAAGTAA
- the LOC134316370 gene encoding odorant receptor 131-2-like has product MNTSVNQNFQEIFTQNFITVFLGLVIICINSIFVSTFFKSKIFLNNPRYILYIHLVINDIIMVWISVTLFVMAYAWQNVIFSFCCPLLITASTTQKNTPLNLAMALERYIAICKPLHHPQICTVRRTYFLIFLIWIAGIIPPLIDLVISAILFPLFILKTVKVCSSAIVYNTDYHDKKNMATNVIYTSFVWIVLVYTYCRVLFTAKKMSSDKVSAKKAQSTILLHGVQQLLCMLSYTTPVIDLFFARILPDQLKKISSNAYLLTNIVPRLLSPLIYGVRDQAFAKHLRKNVSCRLCVVKIESAEK; this is encoded by the coding sequence ATGAACACATCAGTAAATCAAAACTTTCAGGAAATCTTCACCCAaaattttattactgtttttcttGGACTTGTAATCATTTGTATTAATTCAATATTTGTTTCGAcgttttttaaaagtaaaatttttttaaacaatccaAGGTACATTTTATACATCCACTTGGTTATTAATGACATAATTATGGTTTGGATTTCAGTCACTCTCTTTGTAATGGCATATGCATGGCAGAatgttattttttcattttgttgtCCATTATTAATCACAGCCTCAACTACTCAGAAGAACACTCCACTAAATTTGGCTATGGCACTTGAGCGGTACATTGCCATCTGTAAACCTCTGCATCATCCTCAGATTTGTACAGTGCGCAGAacctattttcttatttttttgatATGGATAGCTGGAATTATCCCTCCACTGATAGACTTGGTTATTTCTGCTATActctttcctttatttattcttaaaactGTAAAAGTCTGCTCTTCAGCAATTGTATATAACACAGATTACCACGATAAGAAGAACATGGCTACTAATGTCATTTACACATCTTTTGTGTGGATAGTTCTTGTCTATACCTATTGTAGGGTGCTGTTTACAGCCAAAAAGATGTCCTCTGACAAGGTTTCGGCAAAAAAAGCTCAGAGCACAATCTTGTTGCATGGGGTGCAGCAATTGCTTTGTATGCTGTCTTATACCACTCCCGTAATTGACTTATTTTTTGCTCGTATTTTGCCTGAtcaactgaaaaaaataagCTCTAATGCTTATCTGTTAACAAACATCGTACCACGGCTGCTCAGCCCACTCATTTATGGTGTGCGAGATCAGGCTTTTGCCAAACACTTGCGCAAAAATGTATCATGCAGACTATGTGTTGTAAAAATTGAATCAGCTGAAAAGTAA
- the LOC134316747 gene encoding odorant receptor 131-2-like, translating to MNSSAGSVYENFNVTLPIQNVTPKDSFSSALTKNIVAMLVWLALSVLNGSMVSTFLRHSFFYEDPRYIMFICMVVNDAVQLTLVTGLYMVSYVFSRILASACCPLIMTAVLTTRSTPLILAGMAIERYISICFPLHYGHMCTVQRTLWLIGIILVLSAAPPLTDLFVTLNKEPASFFYTLIFCDHTQLFRDRSIYYKNCAFDSVYFSFVFLALLYTYCKIMLTARAASTDLVSVKKARNTVLLHGVQLLLCMLAFVVPSMQAPLIQLFPQYGLEIRYVNFLLVYIIPRFLSPMIYGFRDEKFRKYWVRYLSRVNRVKPADQFSQKPR from the exons ATGAATTCTTCTGCTGGCTCGGTGTATGAGAACTTCAATGTCACCCTGCCTATTCAGAATGTTACTCCTAAGGACAGCTTCAGCTCTGCTCTTACCAAAAACATAGTAGCCATGCTAGTGTGGTTAGCCCTCAGTGTCCTCAACGGTAGCATGGTGTCCACTTTCCTTAGACACAGCTTTTTCTATGAAGACCCACGCTACATCATGTTTATTTGCATGGTTGTTAATGATGCGGTTCAGCTGACATTGGTAACAGGTTTGTACATG GTGAGCTATGTATTCTCTAGGATCCTGGCATCTGCCTGCTGTCCTCTTATCATGACAGCTGTGCTGACGACCCGCTCTACTCCTCTCATTCTTGCTGGGATGGCCATTGAGCGCTATATTTCCATCTGCTTCCCCCTTCACTATGGTCATATGTGCACAGTGCAGCGCACCCTCTGGCTGATAGGGATCATCCTGGTCCTAAGTGCTGCTCCTCCCCTCACTGACCTCTTTGTAACTCTAAACAAAGAGCCTGCTTCCTTCTTTTATACCTTGATATTTTGTGACCATACACAGCTATTCCGTGACCGCTCCATCTACTACAAGAACTGTGCCTTTGACAGTGTGTATTTTTCCTTCGTCTTTCTGGCCTTGCTTTATACATATTGTAAGATAATGCTGACAGCACGAGCAGCCTCCACTGACCTGGTGTCAGTGAAGAAGGCCCGGAACACAGTGCTGCTTCATGGTGTACAGCTGCTGCTCTGTATGCTGGCTTTTGTGGTGCCATCCATGCAGGCACCGCTTATCCAGCTGTTTCCACAGTATGGTCTAGAGATACGCTATGTCAATTTTCTGCTGGTATACATCATTCCACGATTTCTTAGTCCTATGATCTACGGGTTTAGAGATGAGAAATTCCGGAAATACTGGGTTAGGTACCTGTCTAGGGTCAATAGGGTTAAGCCGGCTGATCAATTTTCACAGAAACCAAGATGA
- the or90a1 gene encoding odorant receptor 134-1, with amino-acid sequence MNSTVSQVLVRDSFSTAFAKNFILVGVWLSISFINISVVATFFSNQVFYEDPRYILFIHMVFSDAVQLTVTVGLFIVSYISYTINVSVCCVFILVAVFTTRNTPVNLAAMAVERYIAICHPLRHAQICTVHRTYLLIILIWLICVVPDTSDLFVTLATEPISFFQSSVLCIRQNVFKDPVLLYKRQAFDGIYFSLVFLTLVYTYIKVLFAAQAASSEKTSAQKVRNTILLHGAQLFMCMLSYISPSVDVILNLIFPGQVSGIRYANYLTVYIMPRFLSPIIYGVRDKKFFSHLKRYFIYSQCKVSKKVNHQEEEH; translated from the coding sequence ATGAACTCGACTGTATCCCAAGTTTTGGTACGAGACTCATTCAGCACAGCATTTGCAAAGAACTTTATTTTAGTTGGGGTGTGGCTCAGCATAAGCTTCATCAATATCAGTGTGGTGGCCACCTTCTTCAGCAACCAGGTCTTTTATGAAGATCCACGCTATATTCTCTTCATCCACATGGTCTTTAGTGATGCCGTGCAGCTGACTGTGACAGTTGGCCTGTTCATTGTAAGCTACATCTCTTACACTATTAATGTATCAGTTTGCTGTGTTTTTATCCTTGTGGCTGTCTTTACAACACGTAACACACCTGTTAACCTGGCTGCCATGGCTGTTGAACGCTACATTGCCATTTGCCACCCTCTGCGTCATGCCCAGATCTGCACTGTACATCGCACCTATCTCCTCATTATCTTAATATGGCTTATCTGTGTAGTCCCTGATACCTCTGACCTCTTTGTTACTCTGGCTACAGAACCCATTAGCTTCTTTCAAAGTTCTGTATTGTGTATAcgccaaaatgtttttaaagacCCGGTGCTTTTATACAAGAGGCAGGCCTTTGATGGAATCTACTTCTCCTTAGTCTTCCTCACACTGGTTTACACATACATAAAGGTCCTGTTTGCCGCACAGGCTGCCTCTTCTGAGAAAACATCAGCCCAGAAGGTGAGAAACACTATTCTACTTCATGGAGCTCAACTTTTCATGTGTATGCTTTCTTATATTTCTCCAAGTGTTGATGTCATCCTAAATCTCATCTTCCCTGGACAAGTCTCGGGGATCCGATATGCCAACTATCTTACTGTTTACATTATGCCACGTTTTTTAAGTCCAATCATATATGGTGTTAGAGATAAAAAATTCTTCAGCCATCTAAAAAGATATTTCATATATTCTCAGTGTAAAGTCAGCAAAAAAGTCAATCACCAAGAGGAAGAACATTAA